From one Lycium ferocissimum isolate CSIRO_LF1 chromosome 5, AGI_CSIRO_Lferr_CH_V1, whole genome shotgun sequence genomic stretch:
- the LOC132057122 gene encoding L-type lectin-domain containing receptor kinase IV.1-like yields MFFKIVALIVSTIFCLANSEDLGFIYNGFNRANLSLDGIAQLTSNGLLQLTNTSRLQKGHAFYPTPINFKNLPNDSNFSFSTTFVLAIVPLGLSGHGMAFVIAPVGGLAEALPSPFLGLFNDNTTGKDTNHVFAVEFDTLHNREFNDIDGNHVGIDINGLKSVESRRAGYYASNNSVKFSNMTLASGQPMQAWVDYDGVAKQINVTLAPVNVAKPNTPLLSSFYDLSPILNETMYIGFSGSTGTVVSTQYVLGWSFKMNGIAQGLDLARLPKLPRVGPKKQSKLLLIALPMISAVVVVIVFSVLIYYVRRKRKFAELLEDWELEYGPHRFKFKDLYIATKGFSNKELLGCGGFGRVYRGVLPTSAIEIAVKRVSHESKQGLREFVAEIVSIGRLCHRNLVPLLGYCRRKGELLLVYECMPNGSLDKFLYDKPTCALNWNHRFRVIKGVASALVYLHEEWEQVVIHRDVKASNVLLDSELNAKLGDFGLARLYDHGSDPLTTHVVGTLGYIAPEQTRTGKATTISDVYAFGAFLLEVACGRRPIDPRASDEDIVLVDYVFSCWSRGDILEAIDQNLGNEYVREEVELVLKLGLVCSQAEPTARPSMRQVLMYLEDALPLPELSLIQTSNTCLSFAGFDHFAMSHPSSSDKPWSSSVADSILSGGR; encoded by the coding sequence ATGTTTTTCAAGATTGTGGCCTTGATTGTGTCAACTATATTTTGTCTTGCAAACTCTGAAGACCTTGGATTCATTTACAATGGCTTCAATAGAGCAAATTTGAGTCTTGATGGCATAGCACAATTGACATCAAATGGCCTATTACAGTTAACAAATACTTCTAGGCTGCAAAAAGGCCATGCTTTTTATCCCACACCAATCAATTTCAAGAACTTACCAAATGattcaaatttctctttttctacCACTTTTGTCTTAGCTATTGTGCCTTTAGGTTTGTCTGGTCATGGTATGGCTTTTGTAATTGCACCTGTTGGAGGGCTAGCCGAAGCACTTCCAAGCCCATTTCTTGGCCTTTTCAATGATAACACTACTGGCAAAGACACTAACCACGTTTTTGCAGTGGAGTTTGATACACTCCATAACAGAGAATTCAATGACATTGATGGTAACCATGTTGGAATTGACATCAACGGATTAAAATCTGTTGAATCCAGGCGAGCAGGTTATTACGCCAGCAATAATAGTGTCAAATTCAGTAACATGACTCTTGCTAGTGGGCAGCCAATGCAGGCTTGGGTGGACTATGATGGTGTGGCTAAGCAAATTAATGTCACATTGGCTCCAGTAAATGTTGCGAAACCAAATACACCTCTTTTGTCATCATTTTATGATCTGTCACCAATCTTGAATGAAACCATGTATATCGGCTTTTCTGGATCCACTGGCACAGTTGTTTCAACACAATATGTTCTTGGATGGAGCTTtaaaatgaatggaatagctCAAGGGCTTGATCTTGCTAGGCTTCCTAAGCTTCCTCGAGTTGGACCGAAGAAACAATCTAAACTTTTGTTGATTGCTTTGCCAATGATATCGGCAGTTGTAGTAGTAATAGTCTTCTCTGTGTTAATTTACTATGTACGAAGAAAGAGGAAGTTTGCGGAATTGCTTGAAGATTGGGAGCTTGAATATGGCCCTCATCGGTTCAAGTTCAAAGATCTTTATATTGCCACCAAAGGATTTTCCAACAAAGAGTTGTTAGGTTGTGGGGGTTTTGGCAGAGTCTATAGAGGAGTATTACCAACTTCTGCAATTGAGATAGCTGTCAAGAGGGTCTCTCATGAATCAAAACAAGGATTGAGGGAATTTGTGGCAGAAATTGTTAGTATTGGTCGGTTATGCCACAGGAATTTAGTACCACTTTTGGGCTATTGCAGGCGCAAAGGCGAGTTGCTTTTGGTTTACGAATGCATGCCTAATGGAAGTCTTGATAAGTTCCTATATGACAAACCAACATGTGCCCTCAATTGGAACCACAGATTTCGAGTCATCAAAGGCGTAGCGTCAGCACTAGTCTATCTACATGAAGAATGGGAACAAGTGGTAATTCACAGAGATGTTAAGGCTAGTAATGTGTTGTTAGACAGTGAATTGAATGCTAAGTTAGGAGATTTTGGCCTAGCAAGATTGTATGATCACGGGAGCGATCCGCTCACTACACATGTAGTTGGAACTTTAGGTTACATTGCCCCTGAGCAAACTAGAACTGGCAAAGCCACAACCATCAgtgatgtatatgcttttgGTGCATTTTTGCTTGAGGTGGCTTGTGGGAGAAGGCCAATAGATCCACGAGCATCGGACGAGGACATCGTGTTAGTCGATTATGTATTTTCATGTTGGAGTAGAGGTGATATTCTTGAAGCTATAGAtcaaaatttgggaaatgaaTATGTTAGAGAGGAAGTTGAGTTGGTACTAAAACTTGGACTAGTTTGCTCTCAGGCAGAACCAACTGCTAGGCCAAGTATGAGGCAAGTGTTGATGTACTTGGAAGATGCTTTGCCTTTGCCAGAATTATCACTGATACAAACTTCAAACACTTGCTTAAGCTTTGCAGGCTTTGATCATTTTGCGATGTCACATCCATCTTCTTCTGACAAGCCATGGTCTTCTTCTGTTGCAGACTCCATTCTCTCCGGTGGTCGATGA